In Alicyclobacillus macrosporangiidus CPP55, a single window of DNA contains:
- a CDS encoding LVIVD repeat-containing protein, giving the protein MNILEQHNVRFVGYHDLESKPGFKMGIQRCGERWYLYVAHLWHRGWSVLDVTNPAEPQYLSFTPGPRDTWTIQVQVADGKMITALEKPVEGWGIESGAQYDEGALIWDVESNPAQPRLLGKYETGGTGTHRNFYAGGRYVYMTANPAGFEGNILTIVDIDNPAQPVEVSRWWWPGQNVGAGESPEFCAYFHGPAYVVGERAYLSYGQVGLVILDVSDVWNPKFVSRVSFGNLGSSLGCHSAVPIPDRKIVIVNSEAILEGSGDGLNYVFVVDVADELHPKVLSSFPVPTPEPGLPYQTYYEKGGRFGPHNQHHHQGHPDLMPPSDIVYLTYFNAGLRVFSIADPLVPREVGHFVPADPTERLGVLPSVLVTQFEDVLVDSRGYVYCTDKNFGLFVLQYTGTD; this is encoded by the coding sequence GTGAACATCCTGGAGCAACACAATGTACGTTTTGTCGGTTATCACGACTTGGAGAGCAAGCCGGGGTTCAAGATGGGTATTCAACGGTGTGGGGAGAGGTGGTATCTGTACGTCGCACACCTGTGGCACCGCGGCTGGTCTGTGTTGGACGTCACCAATCCGGCAGAGCCCCAGTACCTAAGTTTCACCCCGGGGCCGCGAGACACCTGGACCATCCAGGTTCAGGTAGCCGACGGCAAGATGATTACGGCACTGGAAAAACCGGTCGAAGGCTGGGGAATTGAATCTGGAGCCCAGTATGACGAGGGAGCTCTCATTTGGGACGTGGAGTCTAATCCAGCACAGCCGCGACTGCTCGGGAAGTACGAGACTGGCGGCACCGGGACACATCGTAATTTCTATGCGGGCGGTCGCTACGTCTACATGACGGCTAACCCCGCGGGTTTTGAGGGGAACATTCTGACCATCGTAGATATAGACAATCCGGCGCAACCAGTGGAAGTTTCGCGCTGGTGGTGGCCGGGGCAGAATGTAGGTGCAGGCGAAAGTCCGGAATTCTGCGCGTATTTTCATGGGCCAGCTTACGTGGTGGGAGAACGTGCGTACCTATCGTATGGACAGGTTGGGCTCGTCATTCTCGATGTCTCTGATGTGTGGAATCCCAAGTTTGTTAGCCGTGTATCGTTCGGTAACCTTGGCAGTTCCCTTGGTTGCCATTCTGCAGTACCGATTCCAGACAGGAAGATTGTGATTGTGAACAGTGAGGCCATCCTGGAGGGCAGCGGAGACGGGCTCAACTACGTCTTCGTGGTGGACGTGGCGGACGAACTCCACCCCAAAGTCTTGAGTTCGTTTCCGGTTCCGACGCCGGAGCCAGGATTACCGTACCAAACCTACTACGAAAAAGGTGGACGCTTTGGTCCGCACAATCAACATCACCACCAGGGACATCCCGATTTAATGCCACCGTCGGACATCGTCTACTTGACCTACTTCAACGCAGGTTTGAGGGTCTTCAGCATAGCGGATCCGCTGGTTCCACGAGAAGTCGGCCATTTTGTCCCGGCTGATCCTACCGAGCGATTGGGTGTTCTTCCATCCGTACTCGTGACGCAGTTTGAGGATGTGTTGGTGGATTCTCGAGGTTATGTGTATTGTACCGATAAGAACTTTGGTCTTTTCGTTCTTCAGTATACGGGGACTGACTAG